A window of the Methyloprofundus sp. genome harbors these coding sequences:
- a CDS encoding transposase, IS66 family — protein sequence MTAVVMRPSLSLTEVYLYRQPVDFRKSHRGLSAIVECELGHNPFEGHLYAFTNKRRNKIKCLFWEDNGFVLYYKSLAEEKFKWPKGDEETLTLTGQQLNWLLDGFDISAMQGHKKLQYESVF from the coding sequence ATGACGGCTGTTGTCATGCGTCCCTCTCTGTCTTTAACGGAGGTGTACCTGTATCGGCAACCCGTTGATTTTCGCAAGTCGCATCGAGGGCTATCGGCTATTGTTGAGTGCGAGTTAGGGCATAATCCTTTTGAAGGGCATTTGTATGCCTTTACCAATAAACGGCGGAACAAGATCAAATGTTTGTTCTGGGAAGATAATGGTTTTGTACTGTATTACAAGTCATTGGCAGAAGAAAAATTCAAGTGGCCCAAAGGTGATGAGGAGACGCTCACTTTAACGGGACAACAGTTGAATTGGTTACTTGACGGCTTTGATATCAGCGCAATGCAAGGCCATAAAAAACTCCAATATGAGTCTGTTTTTTAA
- a CDS encoding transposase, IS66 family, with protein sequence MTSADISNKKQQDKACSLLPEGIALLFEKDQTIDELTRVVEIKSGVISEQQKRIRILEEALRLSKIKRFAPSSEQSHQTSLFDEAENEVDGNEESEGADEALADENQASSTDTKKKPGRKPFSDKLPREQVFIRLTEAEKEGAIDTFFTKVKEELDIIPAKVRVLEYMQEKAVFVDRIDGEKQRRLTAAKMPGHPIVGAMGSISLMCFIIIAKYADGLPLYRQEGILSRYGGELSRATLANWVIALAKQLQPLINLMREHQQLGTVIQADETRVQVLKEPGRSASSDKYMWVTLGGPPGEKSILFEYDPSRSGEVPLRLLDGYGGYLQTDGYAGYNAACLKNGMTQLGCWDHARRYFKEAHNAQPKAKKGKNNKPSKAGKVLSLINKLYVIERGIKTLSVNEKYLQRQQKSIPVLNQLKAYLEDNRHKVPKDSLTGKAMTYLSNQWDKLNVYCSNGELNISNILAENAIRPFVIGRKAWLFSDTPAGAHASAVHYSLIETAKANGLEPYEYLKQVLTALPHADTVDKVEALLPWNIKKPGISE encoded by the coding sequence ATGACTTCAGCCGATATTTCAAATAAAAAACAACAAGATAAAGCCTGTTCTTTGCTGCCGGAAGGCATTGCTTTGTTGTTTGAAAAAGATCAGACCATTGATGAATTGACGCGTGTTGTCGAGATCAAATCCGGTGTCATTTCCGAACAGCAAAAGCGCATACGCATTCTGGAAGAAGCACTTCGCTTATCCAAAATAAAACGTTTTGCCCCCTCTAGTGAACAATCTCACCAAACTTCTTTATTTGATGAGGCAGAGAATGAAGTGGATGGTAATGAGGAATCAGAGGGAGCGGATGAAGCTCTTGCCGATGAGAATCAGGCAAGTTCGACGGATACCAAGAAAAAGCCGGGGCGCAAACCCTTTTCAGATAAATTGCCGCGCGAGCAAGTTTTCATTCGTTTGACGGAGGCAGAAAAAGAAGGTGCCATTGATACTTTCTTCACCAAGGTGAAAGAAGAGCTGGATATTATTCCTGCCAAAGTACGGGTGCTTGAATACATGCAGGAAAAAGCTGTTTTTGTCGACCGGATTGACGGTGAAAAACAGCGTCGGCTTACAGCAGCGAAAATGCCGGGGCATCCTATTGTCGGAGCAATGGGAAGTATCAGCTTGATGTGCTTCATCATTATTGCCAAATATGCAGATGGCTTGCCCTTGTATCGTCAGGAAGGGATTTTATCGCGTTATGGCGGTGAACTTTCCAGAGCAACATTGGCCAACTGGGTCATTGCTCTCGCCAAACAGCTTCAGCCTCTGATCAACCTGATGCGAGAGCATCAACAGCTGGGAACCGTCATACAGGCCGATGAAACGCGGGTTCAGGTCTTAAAGGAACCGGGGCGATCGGCAAGCTCGGATAAATATATGTGGGTCACGCTGGGCGGGCCGCCGGGTGAAAAAAGCATCCTGTTTGAATACGATCCATCTCGGAGTGGTGAGGTGCCTCTGCGCCTGCTGGATGGCTATGGCGGCTACCTGCAAACCGACGGCTATGCAGGATACAATGCCGCATGCCTAAAAAATGGCATGACTCAATTGGGATGCTGGGATCATGCGCGTCGTTATTTTAAAGAAGCGCATAATGCACAACCCAAAGCCAAGAAGGGCAAAAACAACAAGCCCTCAAAAGCAGGCAAAGTACTGAGCCTGATTAATAAACTGTACGTGATTGAACGAGGAATCAAAACACTTTCGGTGAATGAAAAGTATCTGCAGCGTCAACAGAAAAGCATCCCGGTACTAAATCAGCTTAAAGCCTATCTGGAAGATAACCGGCATAAAGTGCCTAAAGACAGCCTGACAGGCAAGGCAATGACTTATCTTAGCAACCAGTGGGATAAGCTTAATGTGTATTGCAGCAATGGGGAGCTCAACATAAGCAATATTCTGGCGGAAAATGCGATTCGACCCTTTGTAATAGGGCGCAAAGCCTGGTTATTTTCTGATACACCTGCGGGGGCTCATGCCAGTGCCGTACATTACAGCCTGATAGAAACGGCCAAAGCAAACGGATTGGAGCCTTATGAATATCTTAAGCAGGTACTCACCGCTTTACCCCATGCTGATACGGTTGATAAAGTGGAGGCCTTGCTGCCTTGGAACATTAAAAAACCTGGCATTTCTGAATAG